The stretch of DNA ACTAAACTCATCTTTTAGATGGGTTTTTTGTTTTTGCTGTATGCCTTCACATTTTCACTTAAAAAGTCTATATTTAAATTGTGTAACTTTTTGTACATAAGTATCGACTAATTCTATGAACGGGGAGGGGAATGGATGGACTCCGTTTTCGATGAACTATATCAAAAATATCATCAGGACGTTTTTCAATTTCTATTTTATATGGTAAGAAACAAAGAACAGGCAGAGGACTTAGTTCAAGAAGTATATATTAGGGTTTTTAAGTCCTTTCACCGTTTTGAAGGGAAAAGCAGTGAAAAAACATGGCTATTTTCTATTGCGCGTAATGTTGCAATTGATTCTTTCCGCAAGCAAAAAGGCTGGAAAGGAAGAATCCTTGAAAAGTTTGATTGGTCTACTAGTCAGGTAAAGGATGAGTATCCGATACCTGAAGAGATTATGATTCAAAAGGAAGAAGTCAAATGGATATATAAATGTTTAGATCATTGCACTGTAGACCAACGTTCAGTTGTCATTTTACGTTTTTTAAACGATTTATCAATATCCGAAACTGCCCAAGCGCTAGGGTGGACTGAAAGTAAAGTGAAAACAACACAGCATCGTGCCCTGAAAGTATTAAAGAAGGATATGGAAATGTTGAGTGAAAAGGAGGGATTAGAGAGTGAAGAAGTCAGAGTGGAGCGATAAACAGCTCGAAGAATTACTAAGGCAAATGCCAAAAATACAAGATCATCGCAATCCTCGTGACATATACCAAAATCTTTCCAGTAAAAAGAGAAAAATGCCCACATGGATTATTCCGAGTTTTGCTACGGCAGCAGCATTACTCCTTTTCTTCTTATTGGTTCCTAGACTGTTAGATGAAACACAAACACAATATTCCCTTGATAGTGCCAAGCAAGAAGAGTCTGCAAGTGATGAAAAGATAAGCCTCTCTGAAGATAAATCTTCGCTAATGAGGGAAAAAGAAGATACTGCACGAAATGAGAATGGGATAGCAGGCAATGAACCTAAAATACTGATGACCGGAAGTAAAACCGCGTTATACGATGATGACGTTGGAAATGGAACAGCAATCACTTATTGGATTCCTGATTCCCAAGCCCAAATACTAGTACCCGTTACTATTGTTGTTACTCCTGATACTACTAAAAATTGGTTAACGGTTTTTACTGAATCAATGGAATTATTAAAGGAAGAAGAGTGGGGATTGACAGATTATTATCCTTTAAATGCGAAGTTTGAATTGGATAATAAAACCAATACTGTAATTGTAGACGTCCCTGTTGATCATCAGTATGGAGAAGGTTCAACTTCTGAAACAGGTTTCATAAATTTATTAGAGAAAAACATTGCTTCGAATAGTCAGGTAAACAAAATATTACTAACTACCAATGGTAATCCTGGAATTGAATTTGGTAATTTTGGCTTAATAGAAGAAATTGTGGTTAAACCTAAAGGAAAACATGCCTATTTCTTTCATACACCTGAAGGAATGACAACCACCTATCTCGTTCCTTCGACAAGTACTTATCAAGATATTGACACTGCTTTGGATGCAATGAAGACGGACCAGCCAAAGATTGGCTTAACAGCTTCATTAGTTCCATCCTTTCCGATAAAGGAAGTTAAAGTCCAAAATAATAAACTAATTATTAATTTTGATCAAGATACACCAATGGAGAATACTCAAGATGCAGTTTCCTCCTTTGAAGCAATATTATTAACTGCAAAGGAATTTGGATTCGAAACCATAACCATTTTAAATGCACCTATTAAGCTTTTAGGACCGTTTGATTTATCTAAAGATATAAAAGTTCCAATTGCAGCTAATTATCTTCAAAATCAATAAATGAGATGAAAAAAGATTGGCCAATAAGCGGTTAATCTTTTTTTATTTTTAGGGAGATTACACTTTTCAATTTTTAATGAATAAAAAACCATTTCTCTCCAAATTATAACAAGTATGCTTAACCGCTCTTCTGCAACTATTTGTTCTAAACATCTAATGGTAAACATATGGTGTGTGGAAGAGAGGACAAGATTAAGGAGGAAAAAAATCAAATGCGAGACTACATAAGGCGGCTTTTAATCGCCGCAATTATGGCGCTTTGTGTCGGTTTACTATTTTTAGGTGGAAAGCAGACCGAAGCGAGTATGCAGGATGGAAATGAAATAAGAGTTGGATGGATATGGCCCACAGATGGTGTCATATCTGATACATATGGGACAAGACATGGAACACATAAGGGTATTGATATTGCGGGGAATTTAAACGCACCAATCGTTGCAGTTGAGGATGGAGTTGTCGCTAAGTCTTATTTTTCAAATTCGTATGGTAATGTGATATTTATTAAACATCCCAACAACTATGTTACAGTATATGCTCACTTAAACAGTCGTCTTGTTCATGAGGGTCAACAGATTAAACAGGGGGACAGAATCGGGACAATGGGAAGAACCGGTGAATCAACTGGAGTTCATCTCCACTTTGAGAGTCATCAAGTGGAATGGACATTTGATAAGAAAAATGCCATTGATCCTGAAAACCTGCTTGGTCATACCGAGGTAGGTGTGGCAGTAAAAGGTGGAAGGTCAAGTAATACGGAAAGTTTGGCCGCAAGTACGAATATTAAAGGTGACCAAGCCCAATATATTGTACAAGCAGGCGACACACTGTCTTCCATTGCAAGGAAAAGCAACTTAACAGTTAAAAAACTTAAGGAAGTTAACCAACTAAAATCAGATCTTATCCGGCCATCGCAAGTTTTAGTGATACATAAATAATTTATTTTTACGCTAACCGTCATAATGGGTTAGCGTTTTTTCTTTTCAAAAAGAAAATTTATTAGTATAATTAAAAAGAAATTAAATATCGATCTATCTTCGGGGCAGGGTGAAATTCCCGATCGGCGGTATTAGAGTAAAACTCTTTAGCCCGCGAGCCTTTATGGCAGGATTTGGTGCGATTCCAAAGCCGACAGTATAGTCTGGATGGGAGAAGATGGAGGTTCTGCGACGTTCAAAAAATGCTGGTATTTCGAACGTTTATTAAGAGTGCCTTTGAAAACTCCCTCAAGATATATTTCTTGAGGTTTTTTATTTTTACTAGGTACCCTTATCAATGCTGAACCTCTCTTCCTAACTTGATGGGTCAAAAAGGAGAGAGGAAAATGAAGAAAAAAATGAGTGTCAAAGCAATTGTTTCAATTGGAATGCTGAGCAGTATCGCATATCTTTTAATGCTATTAAATTTCCCGCTACCGCCATTTCCAAATTTCTTATTTATTGATTTTAGCGATATCCCAGCATTAATCGCAGCTTTGATTTTTGGACCTGTTGCAGGAATATTAGTGGAGTTTTTTAAAAACGCACTCAATTATATTGCAACTGGAAGTGCAACGGGAGTTCCTGTTGGTCATATTGCTAATTTTCTAGCTGGAATTTTGTTTGTACTGCCTACTTATTATGTATACAACAAATTGAGAACTAGAAAAGGCATGACACTTGCACTAATTGTAGGAACGCTTATTATGGCGGTAATGATGAGCCTGTTAAATTACTTATTCATTTTACCTGCATACACCTCGCTATTGAAGTTCCCGGACATGCGGAATTTAGTAGTACCGGCAATCTTACCATTCAATATAATAAAAGGCATAATCATGTCTTCAATATTCATGCTGCTATTCATTAGAATGCAGTCGTGGATTAATAAATTAACAACTATAAAAAGTGCTTAAAAACAAGAAAGAAATCAGGAGCCTCCTGGTTTCTTTCTTGTTTATAGTTAAAGGAGAATAAAAAACCTCCGCCTGAGAATGGCGGAGGTAGCAGCTTAACAATATTTTAATGACAAAATATTATTCGAATTTCGTTGGGTTGCCGTCAAATGGTTCGTCAGCAACTTTAATTGAATCGGTTGGACAGCCTTCGAAAGCATCCATCATATCATCAACTAAAACATCAGGGATTTCAACAATACCCTCATTATCATCAAGAGTTACGAATGCAATACCCTCATCATCATAATCGTAAATGTCTGGTGCAGCTGCTCCACATGCACCGCATGCAATGCAAGTCTCTTTGTCAACAATCGTATACTTTGCCATGAAAAAAAAACCTCCCAATAAAATAACTTACTATCTTCCATATATAATGGAAACGCATTACTCATTCCTATTGTAAAACTCTATGAGTAACTTTTCAATAGAAAAATGCTATATAGGAATTTGGTTCCGCTAATCTTCCACATTTTTTAGCAACACGTCATTCAGTTTCATGATAGAATAGGGATAGAAAAATAGGTGATTTTGTCGATTATAAGCAAATAGTGGTGGAATGGAATGTGTAAAATGGAAAACATTTTGTTATATTGTTTAAAACAAATAAACGGTGAAAGAACAATTTATTCCATCTATCATCTTTTAAACGGAAAAAAATCATCACAAACACTTCAGGACGCACATTTGTTTTCACTCAAAAAGTTCTTTCGGATTCTTGATCCTTTAACACGTGAAACGTTTGATGAAATGATCAACAATATAGTAGAAAAAAAACTTGTGGAACCCTGTGGAGAACAAAGGTACAAACTTACTAATGCAGGGCATGATTACTTAACAAATGAATCACTGCCCAAGTATATAAATGGATGGAGATTTCACCCCTATACATTGTTAGTGTGGGAAAGACTGTCACTGTTAATTCAGGTAGTTTCTAACATAACATTCCAAGAATCTAAATACATCCCAATTCAAAAAAATACTGAGGTTCATAATTGGTTAAAAGTATTTTTAAAACGCACTTCCAT from Neobacillus sp. CF12 encodes:
- a CDS encoding negative regulator of sigma-X activity, which codes for MKKSEWSDKQLEELLRQMPKIQDHRNPRDIYQNLSSKKRKMPTWIIPSFATAAALLLFFLLVPRLLDETQTQYSLDSAKQEESASDEKISLSEDKSSLMREKEDTARNENGIAGNEPKILMTGSKTALYDDDVGNGTAITYWIPDSQAQILVPVTIVVTPDTTKNWLTVFTESMELLKEEEWGLTDYYPLNAKFELDNKTNTVIVDVPVDHQYGEGSTSETGFINLLEKNIASNSQVNKILLTTNGNPGIEFGNFGLIEEIVVKPKGKHAYFFHTPEGMTTTYLVPSTSTYQDIDTALDAMKTDQPKIGLTASLVPSFPIKEVKVQNNKLIINFDQDTPMENTQDAVSSFEAILLTAKEFGFETITILNAPIKLLGPFDLSKDIKVPIAANYLQNQ
- the sigX gene encoding RNA polymerase sigma factor SigX produces the protein MDSVFDELYQKYHQDVFQFLFYMVRNKEQAEDLVQEVYIRVFKSFHRFEGKSSEKTWLFSIARNVAIDSFRKQKGWKGRILEKFDWSTSQVKDEYPIPEEIMIQKEEVKWIYKCLDHCTVDQRSVVILRFLNDLSISETAQALGWTESKVKTTQHRALKVLKKDMEMLSEKEGLESEEVRVER
- a CDS encoding peptidoglycan DD-metalloendopeptidase family protein; the encoded protein is MRDYIRRLLIAAIMALCVGLLFLGGKQTEASMQDGNEIRVGWIWPTDGVISDTYGTRHGTHKGIDIAGNLNAPIVAVEDGVVAKSYFSNSYGNVIFIKHPNNYVTVYAHLNSRLVHEGQQIKQGDRIGTMGRTGESTGVHLHFESHQVEWTFDKKNAIDPENLLGHTEVGVAVKGGRSSNTESLAASTNIKGDQAQYIVQAGDTLSSIARKSNLTVKKLKEVNQLKSDLIRPSQVLVIHK
- a CDS encoding ECF transporter S component → MKKKMSVKAIVSIGMLSSIAYLLMLLNFPLPPFPNFLFIDFSDIPALIAALIFGPVAGILVEFFKNALNYIATGSATGVPVGHIANFLAGILFVLPTYYVYNKLRTRKGMTLALIVGTLIMAVMMSLLNYLFILPAYTSLLKFPDMRNLVVPAILPFNIIKGIIMSSIFMLLFIRMQSWINKLTTIKSA
- a CDS encoding ferredoxin — its product is MAKYTIVDKETCIACGACGAAAPDIYDYDDEGIAFVTLDDNEGIVEIPDVLVDDMMDAFEGCPTDSIKVADEPFDGNPTKFE